In Colwellia sp. PAMC 20917, a single genomic region encodes these proteins:
- a CDS encoding efflux RND transporter permease subunit — protein MNFSHFFIQRPIFAAVLSFVILLAGGLSLFQLPVSEYPGVVPPTVVVTANYPGANPSVIAQTVATPLEQEINGTENMLYMFSQATGDGRMTLTVTFALGTDLDRAQVQVQNSVNSALSRLPEEVQRLGVVAEKSSPDLAMVVHLYSPQESHDTAYLSNYADLYVKDKISRLPGVGDIKLFGGGQYSMRVWLNPDALAARELTATDVINALREQNQQVAAGSLGSQPAANDSQFQVLLNVKGRLDNIEEFEQVIIKVGEQGQLTRLKDVARVDLGQNTYALRAMLDGQPALAMPIFQRPGSNAIELSDQVRATMALLSEDFPAGVEYDIVYDPTIFVRDSIDAVITTLIEAIVLVVIVVILFLQTWRASIIPLIAVPVSLIGTFAVMQLLGVSINTLSLFGLVLAIGIVVDDAIVVVENVERNIEKGLSPLEATRVAMTEVTGPIIAIALVLSAVFIPTAFISGLSGQFYKQFALTITISTIISAFNSLTLSPALAALLLKSHDSKPDRLTRLLNKLFGRWLFAPFNRIFERGSHGYQKLVKKLMRMSVIVIVAYIALVGGTVQLFSSVPGGFIPAQDKQYLIAIAQLPDAASLDRTHAVVREMEKIALDIPGVAHTVAFPGLSINGFTNSPNSAIVFLPLDAFSLRTDDSKSAMAIAAQLNQRFTAIDEAFVAVFTPPPIQGLGTTGGFKLQIEDRGNKGFEVLFNSLQAVIDKARQDPALVGLFSSFRIQVPQMDIDIDREQALIQGIPLDEVFNALQVYLGSVYVNDFNMFGRTYQVKAQAEAEFRQDPEQILNLKVRNRHGDMVPLGSVLTVTPTTGPDRVMHYNGYPSAELNGSPAPGYSSDQAQTAIEGILANTLPKGIAYEWTEVTYQQILAGNTMVYVFPLVVLLVFMVLAAQYESLRLPLAIILIVPMTIFSALLGVWLVGSDNNIFTQIALIVLVALASKNAILMVEFAKDQNDQGLSHFDAIIESCKLRLRPILMTSIAFTAGVLPLVFATGAGAEMRHAMGNAVFSGMIGVTVFGLLFTPVFYILVTKTKQKKLEE, from the coding sequence ATGAATTTTTCCCATTTTTTTATACAACGCCCGATATTTGCAGCGGTCTTGTCATTTGTCATTCTGCTTGCTGGTGGACTTTCACTTTTTCAACTACCTGTTAGTGAATACCCTGGTGTTGTGCCACCAACCGTGGTGGTTACGGCAAATTACCCGGGGGCAAACCCTTCGGTTATTGCACAAACAGTGGCAACCCCACTTGAGCAAGAAATCAACGGCACTGAAAACATGCTATACATGTTTTCACAAGCCACTGGCGATGGTCGTATGACCTTAACGGTGACGTTTGCTCTTGGAACTGATCTAGATCGCGCGCAAGTACAAGTACAAAATAGCGTTAATAGTGCATTATCTCGCTTACCAGAAGAAGTGCAACGTCTGGGTGTGGTTGCAGAAAAATCATCGCCTGATTTAGCTATGGTGGTGCATTTATATTCACCCCAAGAAAGCCATGATACCGCATATTTATCGAACTACGCCGATCTCTACGTTAAAGATAAAATCTCCCGCTTACCCGGCGTTGGTGATATAAAATTATTTGGTGGTGGTCAATATTCGATGCGCGTTTGGCTTAACCCAGATGCATTAGCTGCGCGTGAATTAACCGCAACCGATGTTATTAATGCATTACGTGAGCAAAACCAACAAGTTGCTGCCGGTAGTTTAGGCTCTCAACCAGCGGCTAACGACAGTCAATTTCAAGTATTACTCAATGTAAAAGGCCGCCTTGATAACATTGAAGAGTTTGAACAAGTTATTATTAAAGTCGGCGAACAAGGCCAGCTTACTCGATTAAAAGATGTCGCTCGTGTTGACCTAGGACAAAATACTTATGCCTTGCGTGCCATGTTAGACGGGCAACCTGCTTTAGCTATGCCTATTTTTCAACGACCTGGTTCTAATGCTATAGAGTTATCAGATCAAGTACGGGCAACTATGGCGTTATTATCTGAGGACTTCCCTGCTGGTGTCGAATACGACATAGTTTACGATCCCACTATTTTTGTTCGTGACTCTATCGATGCAGTAATAACGACCTTAATTGAAGCCATTGTTTTAGTTGTGATTGTAGTGATACTATTTTTACAAACATGGCGTGCTTCAATTATCCCGTTAATTGCCGTACCCGTGTCGTTAATTGGTACCTTTGCGGTAATGCAATTACTTGGCGTTTCAATTAACACCCTATCACTCTTTGGTTTAGTACTGGCAATAGGTATTGTCGTCGATGACGCTATTGTTGTCGTTGAGAATGTCGAGCGTAACATCGAAAAAGGGTTAAGCCCGTTAGAAGCAACACGCGTTGCCATGACAGAAGTCACCGGACCTATTATCGCTATCGCCTTAGTATTAAGTGCGGTATTTATACCAACGGCATTTATTAGTGGTCTATCGGGGCAATTTTATAAACAATTTGCCTTAACTATTACGATATCAACGATAATATCAGCCTTTAACTCTTTAACGTTATCGCCAGCATTGGCAGCATTGTTATTAAAATCACACGACAGTAAACCAGACCGATTAACACGCCTACTTAATAAACTTTTTGGCCGTTGGTTATTCGCGCCTTTTAACCGTATTTTTGAACGTGGTAGCCATGGTTATCAGAAGCTGGTTAAAAAATTAATGCGTATGAGTGTTATCGTTATTGTTGCCTATATCGCACTCGTGGGTGGAACCGTACAGTTATTTAGCAGTGTGCCCGGTGGCTTTATTCCAGCACAGGATAAGCAATATCTTATCGCTATTGCTCAACTACCTGACGCAGCAAGTCTTGACCGTACCCATGCGGTGGTTAGAGAAATGGAAAAAATTGCGCTAGATATACCAGGTGTTGCTCATACTGTTGCTTTTCCTGGCTTGTCGATCAACGGTTTTACTAATAGTCCTAATAGTGCGATTGTTTTTCTTCCTTTAGATGCTTTTTCTCTGCGAACTGATGATAGCAAATCGGCTATGGCAATTGCTGCGCAATTAAACCAACGTTTTACTGCTATAGATGAGGCTTTTGTTGCGGTATTTACACCACCACCAATCCAAGGTTTAGGTACAACAGGCGGCTTTAAGTTACAAATAGAAGACCGTGGTAACAAAGGCTTTGAAGTTTTATTTAATAGCCTACAAGCAGTTATTGACAAAGCAAGACAAGACCCAGCATTGGTAGGACTGTTTTCAAGTTTTAGAATTCAAGTTCCACAAATGGATATAGATATCGACCGTGAACAAGCTTTAATACAAGGAATTCCCCTTGATGAAGTCTTTAATGCCCTGCAAGTCTATTTGGGCTCAGTTTATGTCAATGACTTCAATATGTTTGGTCGTACTTATCAAGTGAAAGCGCAAGCAGAAGCTGAGTTTCGTCAAGACCCTGAACAAATATTAAACCTCAAAGTGCGCAATCGCCATGGAGATATGGTGCCATTAGGTTCTGTTTTAACTGTAACGCCAACAACAGGTCCAGACCGTGTAATGCATTACAATGGTTACCCAAGTGCTGAGCTTAATGGTAGCCCTGCTCCTGGTTATAGTTCAGACCAAGCACAAACGGCAATAGAAGGTATATTGGCGAATACCCTACCCAAAGGTATTGCTTATGAATGGACAGAAGTGACTTACCAACAAATATTAGCCGGCAACACTATGGTGTATGTTTTTCCGCTAGTGGTGCTTTTAGTCTTTATGGTTTTAGCTGCACAATATGAAAGTTTACGTTTACCTTTAGCCATTATTCTCATTGTACCCATGACTATATTCTCTGCTTTGTTAGGTGTTTGGCTCGTTGGTTCAGACAATAATATTTTCACCCAAATTGCGTTAATTGTTCTGGTCGCACTGGCCTCGAAAAATGCTATTTTAATGGTGGAGTTTGCTAAGGATCAAAACGATCAAGGCTTATCTCACTTTGACGCTATTATTGAGTCATGTAAGCTACGATTACGTCCAATACTCATGACTTCGATAGCCTTTACAGCGGGTGTACTCCCGTTAGTTTTTGCCACAGGTGCTGGAGCAGAAATGCGTCATGCTATGGGTAATGCGGTGTTCTCAGGCATGATAGGTGTAACAGTATTTGGCCTGCTCTTTACGCCAGTATTTTATATTTTAGTGACCAAGACTAAACAAAAAAAGCTTGAGGAGTAG
- a CDS encoding efflux RND transporter periplasmic adaptor subunit: MNKHLIAVAIAMASLTLLGCSEAPSQTTQQQQLQSIDVAEVLVKSVQNWHTYTTHLEAPEQVALKPRVSGVIESIAFNEGQQINTGDLLFKLDDRPFLAIVASLQAQVNSAKAAFVQAKSEEERAIRLTQRKAISTEQAESRTSTLRQREAQLAALQAQLTAAQLDLEFTAIRSPIDGIISRANITKGNNIIAGQSVLTTIVSNQAMFAYFDIDERTWNSDFANISASDQQKVMMQKVGQSEFAYQGYIDFIDNQINSATGTLRVRAVFNEDKNQLRAGSFARIKLAANAITEKIIVPSRAIGTDLKNNFVLTVGENNILQYKLVKLGERYGSLQAITSGLKATDIIAVNGPARVGPGMPVAPNNVTIDSAGIAFTLSPVADASLTAKLTSEE, from the coding sequence ATGAATAAACATTTAATCGCAGTAGCTATTGCTATGGCAAGCTTAACTTTATTAGGTTGCTCAGAAGCACCTAGTCAAACAACACAGCAGCAACAACTACAGTCGATTGATGTGGCAGAAGTGCTAGTCAAATCTGTACAAAATTGGCACACCTATACCACCCACTTAGAAGCTCCCGAGCAAGTTGCTTTGAAACCACGTGTTTCAGGGGTAATAGAGTCGATTGCTTTTAATGAGGGTCAGCAAATTAACACGGGCGACCTCCTGTTTAAACTAGATGATCGACCTTTTTTAGCTATTGTTGCTAGCCTTCAAGCACAAGTAAACAGTGCAAAAGCTGCATTTGTTCAAGCAAAAAGTGAAGAAGAACGTGCAATACGTTTAACTCAACGAAAAGCGATATCCACTGAACAAGCAGAGTCTCGCACGTCAACATTACGTCAGCGCGAAGCACAACTCGCCGCATTACAAGCACAATTAACAGCAGCACAACTTGATTTAGAATTTACCGCTATTCGTTCACCTATCGACGGTATTATTTCTCGCGCCAACATTACCAAAGGTAATAATATTATCGCCGGACAAAGTGTGCTAACAACAATTGTTTCTAACCAAGCGATGTTTGCTTACTTTGACATTGACGAGCGCACTTGGAATAGCGATTTTGCTAATATTAGTGCCTCCGATCAGCAAAAAGTCATGATGCAAAAAGTAGGACAAAGTGAGTTTGCTTACCAAGGCTATATTGATTTTATTGATAATCAAATAAATTCGGCAACCGGCACATTGCGGGTAAGAGCGGTATTTAATGAAGACAAAAACCAACTCCGTGCAGGCTCATTTGCACGTATTAAGTTGGCTGCAAATGCCATTACCGAAAAAATTATCGTGCCTTCACGCGCTATTGGTACTGACTTAAAAAATAATTTTGTTTTAACTGTTGGTGAAAATAATATTTTGCAATATAAACTGGTTAAATTAGGCGAACGTTACGGCAGTTTACAGGCGATTACTTCCGGGCTAAAAGCAACCGATATTATTGCTGTTAATGGCCCTGCCCGCGTAGGTCCGGGCATGCCTGTCGCACCTAATAACGTCACCATTGATAGTGCGGGTATTGCCTTTACTTTATCACCCGTTGCTGATGCCAGTTTAACGGCAAAACTAACGTCAGAAGAATAA
- a CDS encoding IS110 family transposase yields the protein MIKHNILFIGLDTHKTFTEVAYIEDQRGAKSTHLGKILSNKAAFKKLARQLQSKYPDATLHFVYEAGPCGYWIYRFLTSLNHCCYVIAPSLIPKKPGDKIKTDKRDALKLAKLLKSEDLTSIYVPEPEDEAVRDLSRARETGMKDLKDAKYQLKALLLRNNINSKIKDNWSLQHLRWLAELVLPHPCQQIVLQEAVLTINERLKRLKRLDNELTHQVKNWRFYPVVKAIQALRGVRLLVATGVIAELGDLSRFDHPRKLMSYLGLVPSEHSSGDKRHLGAITKCGNSRARRLLVEGAHSYKHNANISKEMQLRQEGLSKEIIDMAWQAQLRLCRRYQRLMHKGKHRNVVVTAIAREMIAYIWAISREVVLPKIDVKLRISRVPA from the coding sequence ATGATAAAACATAACATACTTTTCATTGGCTTAGATACCCATAAAACATTTACTGAAGTCGCTTATATTGAAGACCAACGTGGCGCTAAATCAACTCATCTAGGTAAAATACTCAGTAATAAAGCCGCCTTTAAAAAACTTGCACGACAATTACAATCAAAATATCCAGATGCCACACTTCATTTTGTTTACGAAGCAGGTCCTTGTGGCTATTGGATTTACCGCTTTCTCACCAGCCTTAATCATTGTTGCTATGTCATCGCACCTTCTCTTATCCCTAAAAAACCAGGAGATAAAATCAAAACCGATAAACGTGATGCGCTCAAACTTGCAAAGCTGCTCAAGTCTGAAGACTTAACATCTATCTATGTCCCTGAGCCCGAAGATGAAGCCGTACGGGACTTATCTCGGGCACGAGAAACAGGCATGAAAGACTTAAAGGATGCTAAATATCAACTTAAAGCATTGTTATTACGTAACAACATTAACAGCAAAATAAAAGATAACTGGTCATTACAACATTTGCGTTGGCTCGCTGAATTAGTATTACCTCATCCTTGTCAGCAAATTGTTTTGCAAGAAGCGGTTTTAACCATTAATGAACGACTAAAACGCTTAAAAAGGCTGGATAATGAATTAACACATCAAGTGAAAAACTGGCGGTTTTATCCTGTAGTTAAAGCGATACAGGCGCTCCGTGGTGTGAGGTTATTAGTCGCCACAGGAGTGATTGCCGAACTAGGTGACTTATCACGGTTCGACCATCCTAGAAAATTAATGAGTTACCTTGGTCTTGTACCAAGCGAACATTCAAGTGGCGATAAACGCCATTTAGGTGCTATTACCAAATGCGGTAACAGCCGTGCAAGACGACTACTGGTCGAAGGTGCACATTCGTATAAACACAACGCCAATATTTCAAAAGAAATGCAATTAAGACAAGAAGGCTTAAGCAAAGAAATTATTGATATGGCTTGGCAAGCTCAACTGAGGTTGTGCCGCCGCTATCAACGACTCATGCATAAAGGCAAACATCGTAATGTGGTCGTTACGGCCATCGCCAGAGAAATGATCGCTTATATTTGGGCTATTTCTCGCGAGGTAGTGCTACCAAAAATTGATGTGAAGCTAAGAATATCGAGAGTACCTGCATGA
- a CDS encoding cupin domain-containing protein, whose amino-acid sequence MEILANFEQRAIVHSTSLAWLASPMPGVDRRPLDRVGGEVARATSIVRYAKGSKFSAHVHTGGEEFIVLEGVFQDEHGDYPVGSYIRNPPQSSHTPFSDEGCIIFVKLWQFQPEDKSHVCLQTQQMSATPTEILGVSIIPLHQDTIEEVAILSFEPSAVMNIVATQGAEVLVLSGELQTPSDLLQKHSWVRLPLGDTLTVTAGSAGARIWLKTGNLTEVNKQIKRVKSAG is encoded by the coding sequence ATGGAAATCTTAGCTAACTTTGAACAAAGAGCTATCGTGCACAGTACTTCATTAGCATGGTTAGCTTCACCTATGCCAGGTGTAGACAGAAGACCGTTAGACCGAGTAGGCGGTGAAGTGGCCAGAGCAACATCGATAGTAAGATACGCAAAAGGGAGTAAGTTTTCTGCCCACGTTCACACCGGTGGTGAAGAATTTATTGTACTTGAGGGTGTATTTCAAGATGAACACGGCGACTACCCTGTCGGCTCATATATTAGAAACCCACCACAATCTTCTCATACACCTTTTTCTGATGAAGGCTGTATTATTTTTGTAAAACTTTGGCAATTTCAGCCAGAAGATAAAAGCCATGTTTGTTTACAAACACAGCAAATGTCTGCAACACCGACAGAAATACTAGGTGTTTCAATTATCCCACTACATCAAGATACCATTGAAGAGGTCGCTATTTTATCTTTTGAACCGAGCGCAGTAATGAATATTGTCGCGACTCAAGGGGCTGAAGTTTTAGTGTTATCAGGGGAGTTACAAACACCCAGTGATTTATTACAAAAGCATAGTTGGGTACGTTTGCCATTAGGCGATACCTTAACGGTAACTGCTGGTAGCGCTGGCGCAAGAATTTGGCTTAAGACCGGTAATTTAACTGAGGTAAACAAGCAAATAAAACGAGTAAAATCGGCGGGTTAA
- a CDS encoding glutathione S-transferase: MKIYDVEGFPNPLRVRMALAEKNATDKVTFIAVDVMNKEHRSDAFLAMNPLASVPVLALDDGTYIAECSAIIEYIDHTFEGISLTGTTAKSRAVISMMQRRAELMVLDAVATYFHHATDGLGPELETYQNIEWGKKQGEKALAGFKYFNSVLSKQTYVAGEAFTVADITLFAGLGFADFAKIAVPNEYTHLLNWRAKVAERPSVK, translated from the coding sequence ATGAAAATATATGATGTAGAAGGTTTTCCTAACCCATTGCGTGTCCGCATGGCGTTAGCAGAGAAAAATGCCACTGACAAAGTCACTTTTATTGCTGTTGATGTGATGAACAAAGAACATCGAAGTGACGCTTTCCTCGCTATGAACCCCTTAGCCAGCGTACCCGTATTGGCATTAGATGATGGAACATATATCGCTGAATGTTCTGCTATTATTGAATATATCGACCACACTTTTGAGGGGATATCGTTAACAGGGACAACGGCAAAATCGCGTGCAGTTATTAGTATGATGCAAAGAAGAGCTGAATTAATGGTACTTGATGCTGTAGCTACTTATTTTCATCATGCTACCGACGGCTTAGGACCTGAACTTGAAACATATCAAAATATAGAATGGGGTAAGAAACAAGGCGAGAAAGCACTTGCTGGTTTTAAATACTTTAACTCTGTTTTAAGCAAACAGACTTATGTCGCAGGTGAAGCTTTTACTGTCGCTGATATTACCCTGTTTGCCGGTCTTGGTTTTGCTGACTTTGCAAAAATAGCCGTACCTAATGAATACACACATTTACTCAATTGGCGTGCTAAGGTTGCTGAGCGTCCGAGCGTTAAATAA
- a CDS encoding flavin monoamine oxidase family protein — protein sequence MNFTYMNNKRVIIVGGGLAGLYTAYQLEQLNIPYLLFEAKDVFGGRIYSEQPKVYDENAPLHDLGPTWIFPHHHQMKALVADLKTHLFDQHIEGAVVYHADQHTQPQVIENGQGPLLHRLAGGLYKLILALQAKLSKDNYQLNCQVEQLTKVHDSWQVTVKNTKDDSTSVFETDHLVLALPPRIINEFLTPVHWASKALTAALVAVPTWMASQAKFIATYEEAFWRTKGLAGQAFSLVGPMIEIHDASAQVQQDFALFGFIGLSSQAIEGLSVERVKALCINQLSLLFGDEAQQYSQCYLKSWGNDHYVAVEKDRVEAPNHPYFNIKGFTGELSSLNLYLAGSEFAQQEAGYLEGALFAANSTIRSLKKEFNDLN from the coding sequence TTGAATTTTACATATATGAATAATAAACGTGTGATTATTGTCGGTGGAGGATTAGCGGGTTTATATACTGCTTATCAACTAGAACAGTTGAATATTCCTTACCTTCTTTTTGAAGCAAAAGATGTTTTTGGTGGCCGTATATATAGTGAACAACCGAAAGTGTATGATGAAAATGCACCATTACATGATTTAGGTCCGACGTGGATATTTCCGCATCATCACCAGATGAAAGCACTAGTGGCTGATTTGAAAACACATTTATTTGACCAACATATTGAAGGTGCTGTTGTTTATCATGCGGATCAGCATACTCAACCACAAGTCATTGAAAATGGTCAAGGGCCACTCTTACATCGTTTAGCTGGCGGATTATACAAGCTCATTTTAGCTTTACAGGCTAAGCTTTCTAAAGATAACTATCAGCTTAATTGTCAAGTCGAGCAGTTAACAAAAGTGCACGATAGCTGGCAAGTGACAGTAAAAAATACTAAAGATGACTCGACATCTGTTTTTGAAACCGACCATTTAGTTTTAGCTTTACCGCCGCGGATCATTAATGAATTTTTAACACCCGTTCATTGGGCAAGTAAAGCTTTAACAGCAGCCCTTGTCGCTGTGCCTACTTGGATGGCAAGCCAAGCTAAGTTTATTGCGACTTATGAAGAGGCTTTTTGGCGAACGAAAGGCTTAGCAGGGCAAGCCTTTAGCCTTGTTGGCCCTATGATAGAAATTCATGATGCCTCGGCACAAGTACAGCAAGATTTCGCTTTATTTGGTTTTATTGGGCTTTCGTCACAAGCGATAGAAGGCTTATCTGTTGAACGGGTTAAAGCTTTATGTATTAATCAACTGAGCTTATTATTTGGAGATGAGGCTCAACAATATTCACAGTGTTATTTAAAAAGCTGGGGTAATGATCATTATGTTGCCGTTGAAAAAGACAGAGTGGAGGCGCCGAATCATCCTTATTTTAATATCAAGGGTTTTACTGGCGAATTATCTTCATTAAATTTATATTTAGCCGGTAGCGAATTTGCTCAGCAAGAAGCCGGTTACCTTGAAGGCGCATTATTTGCCGCAAATTCAACCATTAGGTCATTAAAAAAAGAATTTAATGACCTTAACTAG
- a CDS encoding glutaredoxin family protein, translating into MSKSSYALYHKVHCPYCRQVIAAMKTSNVVLELRDTEKNLAFNKELIEQGGKKQVPCLKITENGQESWLYESGDIINYLNKIA; encoded by the coding sequence ATGAGTAAAAGTTCTTATGCTTTGTATCACAAGGTTCATTGTCCATATTGCCGACAAGTCATTGCCGCAATGAAAACTAGTAATGTAGTCCTTGAATTACGTGACACAGAGAAAAATTTAGCCTTTAATAAAGAGTTAATCGAACAAGGTGGAAAGAAACAGGTGCCTTGCTTAAAAATTACAGAAAATGGTCAAGAGTCTTGGCTGTATGAATCTGGAGATATTATTAACTATTTGAATAAAATAGCCTAG
- a CDS encoding TetR/AcrR family transcriptional regulator: MNKKSQILTLAENKVRSGGYGNFSFRELADEIGIKSSSVHYYFRTKSDLGAELAHQYTDTFLSSLNDDKDKLVGSSAINLYINAFKTALDKDKQMCLCGLLGAQSDALPELVKIEIKRFFELNIAWLQQVYIEEKGLTVDHAKISAIRLLATLEGMMILAKVLDDITTFDSITDFV; the protein is encoded by the coding sequence ATGAACAAAAAATCTCAAATATTAACCTTAGCCGAAAATAAAGTACGATCTGGTGGCTATGGTAATTTTAGCTTTAGAGAGCTCGCCGATGAAATTGGTATTAAAAGTTCCAGTGTGCATTACTATTTTCGAACTAAAAGTGATTTAGGTGCTGAATTAGCGCACCAGTATACCGATACTTTTTTATCGTCATTAAATGACGATAAAGATAAATTAGTGGGAAGTAGTGCTATTAATCTTTATATAAATGCCTTTAAAACGGCATTAGATAAAGACAAACAAATGTGTTTATGTGGTTTATTAGGCGCCCAGTCAGATGCCTTACCTGAATTGGTTAAAATAGAAATTAAACGTTTTTTTGAATTAAACATCGCATGGTTACAACAAGTCTATATTGAAGAAAAGGGGCTAACGGTCGATCACGCAAAAATCAGTGCTATTAGGTTATTAGCGACTTTAGAGGGAATGATGATTTTAGCTAAAGTATTAGACGACATCACGACTTTTGACAGTATTACCGACTTTGTTTAG
- a CDS encoding DUF6279 family lipoprotein, with amino-acid sequence MQRIIKNGIVVIFSSFLLSACSFSFIYNHLDWWSNWYLDDYVTLSQEQQKIFDTTFNELHIWHRRTQLSEYTRQLITLKAQVNRGITAEEVDDQLVNIKQHWLVVREQAKPALISLVHSLSSRQRKQVIDEIASNNEKRLDDYDELSQEQWLNETCIERQEQFKKWLGKLTESQKIEVCQLTKSLAPTFNHRMDYRIKWHSGLKQVLAMGLDRQEYEVMFTELISEPELLKSEQHKTLSKNNSDTSVKIFHTMMNSLTDKQLNRFNNKLDDLIEDLKELAINT; translated from the coding sequence ATGCAACGAATTATTAAAAATGGCATTGTTGTGATTTTTAGTTCATTTTTGCTATCAGCCTGCAGTTTTAGTTTTATTTATAACCACTTAGACTGGTGGAGTAATTGGTATCTTGATGATTACGTTACCTTAAGCCAAGAACAGCAAAAAATATTTGATACGACATTTAATGAGCTGCATATATGGCACCGACGAACACAACTCAGTGAATATACTCGTCAACTTATCACGCTAAAAGCCCAAGTGAATCGCGGTATTACCGCTGAAGAAGTCGACGATCAGTTGGTCAACATTAAACAGCATTGGCTTGTAGTGCGAGAGCAAGCAAAACCGGCACTGATATCGTTAGTTCATAGCTTGAGTAGTCGCCAAAGAAAACAAGTCATCGATGAAATTGCCAGTAATAATGAAAAACGTCTCGACGACTATGATGAGTTATCTCAAGAGCAATGGCTTAACGAAACATGTATAGAACGACAAGAGCAGTTCAAAAAATGGTTGGGGAAGTTAACTGAAAGTCAAAAAATTGAAGTATGTCAACTGACCAAAAGTCTAGCACCGACATTTAATCATAGAATGGATTATCGAATAAAATGGCACTCAGGTCTAAAACAGGTATTAGCCATGGGATTAGATAGACAAGAATATGAAGTGATGTTTACCGAACTTATTTCTGAACCAGAATTATTAAAGTCTGAGCAACACAAAACATTATCTAAAAATAACAGTGATACCTCTGTAAAAATATTTCATACTATGATGAACAGTTTAACAGATAAACAATTGAATCGATTTAATAATAAACTTGATGATTTGATTGAAGATTTAAAAGAACTGGCTATAAATACTTAG